A genome region from Bufo gargarizans isolate SCDJY-AF-19 chromosome 2, ASM1485885v1, whole genome shotgun sequence includes the following:
- the LOC122928019 gene encoding interferon gamma-like, protein MMTYFKIFLLHCAVLCYIGQINGYNINLKIARDDIEKLRKYLQQNLKDTNDTEDTDIFSKLLDDWKEEGEKKLLLSQIVPMYLKMLDSMKASEVNDSITNLTQMLYTSNKDYLEKTDQKMKRLNELKKLQMSDIKIQRAAIKELLRVLRDVSTLQGEQKPGSNKCKRENIRRRRGC, encoded by the exons ATGATGACATATTTCAAGATATTTCTCCTTCATTGTGCAGTCCTTTGTTATATTGGACAAATCAATGGATATAATATTAACCTTAAGATAGCACGCGATGATATTGAAAAACTGAGAAAATATTTG CAACAGAATTTAAAAGACACAAATGACACTgaagacactgacattttttcaAAGCTGCTGGATGACTGGAAGGAG GAAGGCGAAAAGAAACTGTTATTGAGCCAGATTGTTCCTATGTACCTGAAGATGCTTGACTCCATGAAAGCGTCAGAAGTAAATGACAGTATTACTAATTTGACACAAATGCTTTACACATCAAATAAAGATTATTTGGAGAAAACTGACCAAAAAATGAAAAGACTGAATGAACTGAAAAAATTGCAG ATGTCAGACATAAAAATTCAACGTGCAGCCATCAAAGAATTATTGCGTGTTCTCCGAGATGTTTCTACTCTTCAAGGTGAACAAAAACCAGGCTCAAATAAATGCAAAAGAGAAAACATACGAAGAAGAAGAGGATGTTAG